The following proteins are encoded in a genomic region of Actinomadura sp. NAK00032:
- a CDS encoding TetR/AcrR family transcriptional regulator: protein MPRDTLSRDQIVRTAVALLDDEGLEGLNMRALGKRLDSAATAVYWHVKSKDNLVLLATDQVWGELTLPDPDAVGWRAAATAMAADLYRMFTRHPWLVQVFAAHLVYGESKARHDEHQLAVYEAGGFTGADADRAAAAVFTYVLGNAAGVAATASLTRRLDRDGGAREQFDAAMAQAREIAERFPRLRARLDSAAATGYAASPDQTFEFGLQSLLDGLERTASHPG, encoded by the coding sequence ATGCCTCGCGACACCCTCTCCCGCGACCAGATCGTCCGCACCGCCGTCGCGCTGCTGGACGACGAAGGGCTCGAAGGCCTCAACATGCGCGCCCTGGGCAAGCGGCTCGACTCCGCCGCCACCGCCGTGTACTGGCACGTCAAGAGCAAGGACAACCTGGTCCTGCTGGCCACCGACCAGGTCTGGGGCGAGCTCACGCTGCCCGACCCGGACGCCGTCGGCTGGCGCGCCGCCGCCACCGCCATGGCCGCCGACCTGTACCGGATGTTCACCCGGCACCCCTGGCTCGTGCAGGTCTTCGCCGCGCACCTCGTCTACGGGGAGAGCAAGGCGCGCCATGACGAGCACCAGCTCGCCGTGTACGAAGCCGGCGGCTTCACCGGCGCGGACGCCGACCGGGCCGCCGCCGCCGTGTTCACCTACGTCCTCGGCAACGCGGCCGGCGTCGCCGCGACCGCCTCGCTCACCCGCAGGCTCGACCGGGACGGCGGCGCCCGCGAGCAGTTCGACGCCGCCATGGCGCAGGCCCGGGAGATCGCCGAGCGCTTCCCGCGCCTGCGCGCCCGCCTGGACAGCGCGGCCGCGACGGGCTACGCCGCGTCCCCCGACCAGACCTTCGAGTTCGGCCTCCAGTCACTGCTCGACGGCCTGGAGCGCACCGCGTCCCACCCCGGATGA
- a CDS encoding MFS transporter: MRAGELRGILRGRDFQRLYATRLASQLTDGLFQVALAGYVFFSPERQTTAGKAAAAFAVTLLPYSVLGPFAGVFIDRWRRRQILVWTPVLRAVLVLLVAGLVAAGQDGLGFFLGVLVVLGVNRFFLAALSAALPHVVRREQLVTANAFSVTSGTIISFGGAGIGYLLRRVFGAGHEGTALILVAAAGLFVLAGLIATTLPKGLLGPHAAAGDRTEAAPGVRDALGGVLHGLVAGGRHIARRPQAALALGAISFHRFLYGVILIMTLLLCRNHFADDPDRGLEVFALMLGVSGAGYFAAALITPAVVRRISKQAWTAWLLAGAALSLLLLGTSFTERPWAVGAFLLGVVSQGVKLCVDTTLQELIDDEYRGRVFAVYDMLFNATFAAAAAAAAAWLPSDGRAVPTLLTVIAAYAAGAVAYRTAASRIHRPAHALR, translated from the coding sequence ATGCGTGCGGGCGAGTTGCGGGGAATCCTGCGTGGCCGGGATTTCCAGCGGCTGTACGCGACGCGGCTGGCCTCGCAGCTCACCGACGGCCTGTTCCAGGTGGCCCTCGCCGGCTACGTGTTCTTCTCCCCCGAACGGCAGACGACGGCCGGCAAGGCCGCGGCGGCGTTCGCGGTGACGCTGCTGCCGTACTCGGTCCTCGGGCCCTTCGCCGGGGTGTTCATCGACCGGTGGCGGCGCCGGCAGATCCTCGTCTGGACGCCGGTCCTGCGGGCCGTCCTGGTGCTGCTCGTCGCGGGCCTGGTCGCGGCCGGGCAGGACGGCCTCGGCTTCTTCCTCGGCGTCCTCGTCGTGCTGGGCGTCAACCGGTTCTTCCTCGCGGCGCTGTCGGCGGCGCTGCCGCACGTGGTGCGGCGCGAGCAGCTGGTGACGGCGAACGCGTTCTCGGTCACGTCCGGGACGATCATCTCGTTCGGCGGCGCGGGGATCGGCTACCTGCTGCGCCGGGTGTTCGGGGCGGGGCACGAGGGCACCGCGCTGATCCTGGTGGCCGCGGCCGGGCTCTTCGTGCTGGCGGGCCTGATCGCGACGACGCTGCCGAAGGGCCTGCTCGGGCCGCACGCGGCGGCCGGCGACCGGACGGAGGCGGCGCCGGGCGTCCGGGACGCGCTCGGCGGCGTCCTGCACGGGCTGGTCGCCGGGGGCAGGCACATCGCGCGGCGCCCGCAGGCGGCGCTGGCGCTCGGCGCGATCTCGTTCCACCGGTTCCTGTACGGCGTCATCCTGATCATGACGCTGCTGCTGTGCCGCAACCACTTCGCCGACGACCCCGACCGGGGCCTGGAGGTGTTCGCGCTCATGCTCGGGGTGTCCGGCGCCGGATACTTCGCGGCGGCGCTGATCACCCCGGCGGTGGTGCGGCGGATCAGCAAGCAGGCGTGGACGGCGTGGCTGCTCGCCGGTGCGGCGCTCAGCCTCCTGCTGCTCGGGACGTCGTTCACCGAGCGTCCCTGGGCCGTCGGCGCGTTCCTGCTGGGCGTCGTGTCGCAGGGCGTCAAGCTGTGCGTCGACACGACGCTGCAGGAGCTGATCGACGACGAGTACCGGGGCCGGGTGTTCGCCGTCTACGACATGCTGTTCAACGCGACGTTCGCCGCAGCGGCGGCGGCCGCGGCGGCCTGGCTGC